The nucleotide sequence AAAGTATAAGCcataccactaagctatggtccCTATACATGTATTGAAAACAGATTAAGACTGGCTATGCTAATAGTCCTCagaatttcaaaaagaaacaaggaGGCTTTTTTGCGGAGGCTGCGAAGGGAGCTGCGTCATTCCATtgagcagcagcaaggaaggctttggagcaggggtcctcaaacttttttagcagggagctggtccactgtccttcagatcttgtgaggggccagactacattttgaaaaaatatatatgaaagaggGGTGATGGGCAGTGTGCGAAGGGCTCTGGAGaagggctgctttaaatggcagCTGCTCAAGAGGGGTGGTCAGCCAACTGTGgctcctgtgtcttgcgagcggcaggggctggcagcgGGATAATGAGCAGTGCgagaaagggctccggagaggggctagcaccaacaaagcccagcccccttcctcctctaggcagggcagggagaggccaggaggagggagggaggaggcgccaccgccactgtgtgagggagaggtagggagagagaaagaatgtgcatgcttcctggactgtctgtgggccagatttagaaggcaattgggcctgatccggcctgcgggccttagtttgctgacccattctttggaggaagaagaggagcaggagcagccaCAGCAGCCATGCCAAAACATGAATTCTTTGTAGACATGACCTGTGAAGGGTGCTCTAATGCCGTCAGCCATGATCTCAAAAAGCGGGGAGGTGTTCAGTTTGAAACTGACCTGCCCAACAAGAAGGTGAATATAGACTCAGAGCACAGTGTTGACACCTTACTGAACACCCTGATGAAAACTGGGAAGGCTGCCTCCTACCTTGGAGACAAATAGCCATACAGGAAGGCTTGGCCAGTGGGGCTACTGTGCTTCAGGAAAGCAACATGGCTTCTGTCAGAAGGCAGCTGTTTACACTTCTGTCAATCTTCCTTTGACCACAGTTGCCCTGCCAGATGTTGGAGAAGAGGggaagggtgggaggaagaagacCTTTGGTGGGGGAAGGACTATGAGAAATTTTGACCGCAGATGTCCCTCGTCTTGTCCTACAGCCGTAGTGTTTTTTCTCTTTGGCCTTGTAAAAAAACCTGAATCTGCTATATTCaagtagaaaagaaaagaaaagaaaagaaaagaaaagaaaagaaaagaaaagaaaagaaaagaaacaagaaagagaAACAAGGAGCACTATGGTTCATCCATTTCCCAAGAGCGTATTTAAGTGTGACATTGCTTacagggggaggggcaggaatttttttcccttcaCACCTTCTGATTTTACTGACCATgtatattcagaagtaaattTCATTAagatcaatggggcttattcccagttTTGTGGTACAGGACTGCAATCTCAGTCATTGTCTTTGTTGCCCTTATGTCTGGATCTATCTCTGAACATCTACATTATGAATTCTCTAAAATTTCATTTAAATTCCACAAGAAAACCCATAGGTTTTAGGAAACCTGTGCTTAATCTTCATCTGCAACTACAATCCTGCTCTTAGGATGCAGGAATAGGGTTTCTTTTGAAACTCTGTAAGCAGTCAATGTTGGTTCCATGTTGGTATAATAAGCTCATTTTTTCCTTACTCTACTTTCCTTATTCTACActcagaataaataaaatatcagttctctgcattttgccCACATCATTTATGATCTATTAACTAGATTCTAGTTCAATATAAAATGGATTAATGCATCTATGATCATTTCAGAGAAAAGCTATATCCTACCTGGAAAATGTTACTTTAGCATTTTTTCCCAACTTCATTTGCATTAAGTGGAAATCAGGACCGCTACCTTATGTTGAGACTGGTGATTCAGCTGGAGGATGAAAACTTGTTATTCTGGGTGAAAGGTAGTTATGTTTAGGATATCTCCCCACATCAAAGAAAGCACTACTTTAATAGTGCAATGTTTACTTGGTATTTTCTGAACTATATTATGTATGGCTCTCCTCATCTCACATCCATAAAATTTTAAAGGGCACAGTGGATCTTCTGTTAAATCATCTGCTGTACAACTGGATGTTCTATGCAGAAGGCATCTTTAAAAGATGTCAACCCTACCTTTTTCTTAaagtctccaaggaaggagggtggggttttggggttgttgtttttccctcctCTCTGGGCATATTCTATTGCTCTACTATCCATACAGctataaatgtttttattgtgaaTATTTAGCCTAAATGTATCATATTGTCTATTGAGACTACAGCTGAATTACTTCAGtgcttttcaaccagtgtgccgtggcaccctggggtgccttgaatgatcgtcaggggtgctgcgggcaacactggtctctgtccctctttgcttccctccctcctctgatgccctcttgcgcctcccaaaggcttgcacagctgtttgttgcagcagacctggctacaagctcccaaGGTGAATGGTTCCTTTGGGGCTGGCCacggggtgcttcccaggccctgtggggcagtgtgaggaggcacctctctttggggcaggggggaagctcATAGGCCAGGGGCAGCAACTGTGGCTACccaaaggactcccaaggagagggaagaagagaagaggctaagggaacactccacaagggagagtgTTCAAAAACAGGTgaggggctgccggctctgcaggcaaagggtgacataactggactcctgagccccacagggatgctgcagaaagaatgtagttggtcaagggatttgtggacccaaaaaggttgaaaacctctgaattACTTCAAACAGTACTGGTGCAGATGGAACAGAAAGGGCAAGCATCTTGTGCTTTCCTTCACATCTCCATTTTTCACCTGAAATAGAAATTTGTATCTTCCCACCCATCCTAGAGGATGGAAAGGCTGTCTTTTACTGGGTAGCTGATGCATCTCACAGGCGACAGAAATACTGCTGCAATTTGGCATTTTGGAAAAAGATAGAGAATGATGTAGAAGAAAAAAAACCatggcatttgtgtgtgtgtgtgtcccccccccccagtcaaatATAAAGCCATTCTCATCAAGTAGGTGGGCTATTATGCAAATAATGCATAAGGACTCCTATATTCTTAATAGCTGTATAAAATGGGGGTTTTGCAGATCCAGTTTGCAGTGCAGGTGTGAAAAAGCCACTGTAACCAAATAGCTTCTTCCTTGCAACTATTGAAGAGAAAGGGACTCTGTTCTTTACATctggtttcttctctctctctcctctctctctgtctgccacccccccccctttttttaaagaaccaataaaagaacacaaaaagtCAGGGGAGTGATGATGCCAGTCACTTTGGGTTAAATCTCACCAGTTTAATAGTTTGTCCTTGAGTTTCCAAACTACTGATGATGTGTGCCAAGCTCCACTCCTAGAATAAACAAAGCTAGTTAAATATGTTCCAGGCCACAGGTACCATCTGACCATTTGGGAGGAAATGCTACATCCAGGAGAACATCTAAAATATCTCTCCTTTCTCTTTAGAAGAGAAAATCCCATTAATACACAGTCCACACTTCTAGATTCCAAATACCCTCAACACCATCTGTTCAATCCTGTCTGGATTAAGCTTGCTAGCTGTCACCAGTTAAGCATTATCTCCACTGATCAAGAATTTATACTGCTTCTCATGTAGATGATATAAACTATGACATACTGATGTTATTTCACTTCAGTGCTCTGAAAACATCTCTCCATAAAGACAACTTCCAAGATGATAAGGAACAATACCCCATAACTCCTTCTGGATACCCACAGAGAGGGATAACAATAATCTCTTTAAATCAGCATTGTTCACTTCCACTAGAAATTTTAGCAGATCCAACACTAAGGTATAATAAATAAGCAGAAACAAAGCTAGTAATATGAGTGCCTATCAGGAGAAGGGCAATGGCTTAATGGTAGAAAGCATGCAAAAGATcttaaattcaatccctggcgaCTCTAGGTAGGGGTGAAAGAGACCACATTTCAAAACCTTAGAAAGCTGCTCCTAGTccatactgagctggatggactgaCAGTCTGCCTgtgtataaggtagcttcctatgttcctatcaaaAGGGTTAAAGGTCCCTTGCACATTCTGAACAATATTTTTTGACACACCAGCCAAAGTGGTTTTGTTTAAGGGCAATTTGTGTATTACAGATAAACTAGCAAACCACTTGAGATAAAATCTGAGTGGAAGAGTTCTGATATTCACTCTCAGTTCCAGATATGAAACAACATAATGAGAAAGGATCTCTTTCTGAACCTCTTCAGAGATCTGTATAAAGACCAGGTTAAGAAGTCATGATCCTGCAATATGCTATGAGATTCTTACACATCCCTTCTCTTAGGGTTTTTgcttatttgtgtgtgcatggttTTGTAAAAAGCATCTGCTAAATTGCAGGAGTGAGGGTGAACTGCAGTATTAAATGCTAAGCATATGTAATATCTTATTATCACCATTTTCTTCTAAGCTGGAATCCAGTGACTGTTTTAGTAGTGAATTAAGAACCAAATCCAAAATAAAACTACCTCCAGCAGGTGTGCACTGTAAAAGATGCTTTAATGTGTTTCTGGACTCTAGCTGAGACCAGCTTGATGCACCATTCTCTTGTACAGTCCCTTCCTATAGAGAATAGGAATATACTTTGCAAAGACATCAAAGAATGAATAAGAATTGCTCTTGACTCTAAGACTAGGTAAGTAAGACTTGTGTCCTGCCACaaatcttcc is from Lacerta agilis isolate rLacAgi1 chromosome 2, rLacAgi1.pri, whole genome shotgun sequence and encodes:
- the LOC117041259 gene encoding copper transport protein ATOX1-like; translation: MPKHEFFVDMTCEGCSNAVSHDLKKRGGVQFETDLPNKKVNIDSEHSVDTLLNTLMKTGKAASYLGDK